A part of Rattus rattus isolate New Zealand chromosome 6, Rrattus_CSIRO_v1, whole genome shotgun sequence genomic DNA contains:
- the Slc41a3 gene encoding solute carrier family 41 member 3 isoform X2 — MVVTQLSLEFRFQGKKLRGFSCELTRSPHGVLPESVLSTTCQVAIPILLSGLGMMTAGLVMNTVQHWPVFRDVKDLLTLVPPLVGLKGNLEMTLASRLSTSANTGQIDDRQERYRIISSNLAVVQVQATVVGLLAAVASLMLGTVSHEEFDWAKVALLCTSSVITAFLAALALGILMICIVIGARKFGVNPDNIATPIAASLGDLITLSILALMSSFFYSHRDTWYLTPLVCIGFLALTPLWIFIAKQNPPIMKILKYGWFPIILAMIISSFGGLILSKTISKHQFKGMAVLTPVICGVGGNLVAIQTSRISTFLHMWSTPGVLPVQMKRFWPNPCFTFCSSEINSVSARVLLFLVVPGHLIFFYLICLVEGQSVTSSKIFVLLYLMAGMMQVVILLYLAEVMVRLTWHQALDPDNHCIPYLTGLGDLLGTSLLALCFLLDWLLRGRANLAELVSELVSVPP, encoded by the exons ATGGTCGTCACTCAGCTCAGCCTTGAGTTCCGCTTTCAGGGCAAGAAGCTTCGAGGCTTCAGCTGTGAGCTAACCCGCTCCCCTCATGGGGTCCTCCCTGAATCTGTCCTCAGCACCACCTGCCAGGTCGCCATACCTATACTGTTGTCCGGCCTGGGCATGATGACAGCTGGCTTGGTGATGAACACTGTCCAA cACTGGCCAGTGTTCAGAGATGTTAAAGACCTGCTGACGTTGGTGCCGCCCCTTGTCGGTctgaagggaaacctggaaatgaCGCTGGCATCCCGACTCTCTACGTCT GCCAACACTGGGCAAATCGATGACCGCCAGGAGAGGTACAGAATCATCAGCAGCAACCTCGCTGTGGTTCAG GTGCAGGCCACTGTTGTGGGGCTCCTGGCTGCAGTGGCCTCACTGATGTTGGGCACAGTGTCCCACGAGGAGTTCGATTGGGCCAAGGTGGCCTTGCTGTGCACAAGCAGTGTCATCACCGCCTTCCTCGCTGCCTTGGCCCTAG GAATTCTAATGATCTGCATAGTGATTGGTGCTCGGAAGTTTGGGGTGAACCCTGATAACATCGCCACACCCATTGCAGCCAGCCTGGGAGACCTCATCACGCTGTCCATCCTGGCCCTGATGAGCAGCTTCTTCTACAGCCACAGAG ACACGTGGTATCTGACACCTCTGGTCTGCATTGGCTTCTTGGCTCTCACCCCTCTGTGGATCTTCATTGCCAAGCAGAACCCACCCATCATGAAGATCCTGAAGTATGGGTGGTTTCCCATTATCCTAGCCATGATCATCAGCAG TTTCGGAGGCCTCATCCTGAGCAAAACCATTTCGAAACATCAGTTTAAAGGCATGGCTGTCCTGACTCCAGTTATATGTG GTGTCGGTGGCAACCTGGTGGCCATTCAGACCAGCCGCATCTCCACCTTTCTGCATATGTGGAGCACACCTGGGGTCCTCCCTGTCCAGATGAAGAGATTCTGGCCTAACCCTTGCTTCACTTTCTGCTCCTCAG AAATCAATTCTGTATCAGCACGAGTCCTGCTCTTTCTGGTGGTCCCAGGACACCTGATTTTCTTCTACCTCATCTGCCTGGTGGAAGGCCAGTCAGTGACAAGCAGCAAGATCTTCGTGTTACTGTACCTGATGGCGGGCATGATGCAG GTGGTAATCCTGCTGTACCTAGCGGAAGTGATGGTTCGGCTGACCTGGCACCAAGCCCTGGATCCTGACAACCACTGTATCCCCTACCTCACAGGCCTAGGGGACCTGCTGGGCACTAGCCTGCTGGCACTGTGCTTCCTCCTGGACTGGTTACTGAGGGGCAGAGCTAATCTTGCGGAGCTGGTCTCAGAGCTGGTTTCTGTGCCTCCCTGA